A genomic stretch from Halictus rubicundus isolate RS-2024b unplaced genomic scaffold, iyHalRubi1_principal scaffold0165, whole genome shotgun sequence includes:
- the LOC143363898 gene encoding uncharacterized protein LOC143363898: MELSANHLLHKQKTIGGKIARLMDNFKKSVAQTKITISDVETRLELLEDYWVKFQQNHDVLMYGHKAASKDSEYEKSGMAESVEETYLIQKSRLRELANQLRKSSEKATEPNPDEEDSKSGSSSLPRMPLPQFNGEYVEWPSFKDRFVSMIDQKRGMSDVDKLHYLKGALRDQAADLVKDLPTTNGNYRKAWDILLEHFENKRILVRSCLDKLAALPRMRESTVREMTQIQKGVSTVINTLDGLGRPVDQTADWFVHSIVNLFDPTTREKWEESVTVSSEPPSCATLKDFMIKRLQMMQASPSSASSGSSHSRPSKFQSSQGVSKAKPATSMARVNHARKGQQIVCVICSKDHYLMHCSSYKESSAEERKATVEKHQLCRNCLGKHTTESCPSKKGCYTCGERHHTTLHDACKGVSTAGRAIHHAQSCCNKDGEVMLATALVNVTDRFGRRQVARALIDSGSEITMINEGLAQRLQLPRAEAKVDLYGVGGQQLARSRGRVTLNVSACQTEDTITVSAVILAKLSTYSHTRTTAQPEWAHLRGLQLADPVPGGRAPIEVLLGADVYPAIIREGLRRGAPNQPVAQLTMFGWIVTGMTGSASSPVQAQVHQASIGDSLSSLVRRFWEQEDVQDTASTWTAEEEECEQHFKTSHSRTSEGRYQVRLPFKTNVKVTSGSRTAAWHSLRRMELQFRKDKEFKEQYDDFLKQYTELGHMSLTEETGRGQQCHYLPHHGVLRPSSSTTKLRVVFNGSWSEPSQCSLNDALHAGPNLLPPLADVILRWRKHQYVVTADVTKMYRQILVHPEDRDVQRILWRRAESERVREYRLNTVTYGLSCAPYLAVRTLRQPAEDEGSHYPNGAMAIKRDTYVDDILTGADTVEELRETANQLQQLCMAGGFPLQKWASNVVDLPQDSSRRFQVFAGHSESTTTQSSPHHNQLEEQKTWSDCIHTALGLHWSPREDNFRYSLAEVTAQSPTKRSIVSKTAQLFDPLGWLAPVIVRAKIAIQSTWLLGLDWDDPLPASMAEDWALFCDELKLLERVRVPRPLSHCPHPTLRELHGFADASERAYAAVIYLRTKREDEHWEVALVTAKSKVAPLKQTRQSLWDGYEHIQAGGKPMSRTEWQTFSVEFPRHNGIM, encoded by the exons ATGGAGCTCTCAGCAAACCACCTCCTCCACAAGCAGAAAACCATCGGAGGGAAAATTGCTCGCCTCATGGACAACTTCAAGAAATCCGTCGCGCAAACAAAGATCACCATCAGCGACGTTGAGACCAGGCTGGAACTGCTTGAAGATTACTGGGTAAAGTTTCAGCAAAATCATGACGTGCTAATGTACGGACACAAAGCTGCAAGCAAGGACAGCGAATATGAAAAGTCGGGCATGGCCGAATCGGTAGAAGAAACCTACCTCATACAAAAAAGCCGGCTGCGCGAGCTCGCGAATCAACTCAGAAAGAGCAGCGAAAAGGCGACCGAGCCAAATCCAGACGAGGAAGATTCGAAGTCAGGGTCATCTTCTCTCCCACGGATGCCGTTGCCGCAATTCAACGGAGAATACGTCGAATGGCCGTCGTTCAAAGACCGATTCGTTTCGATGATCGACCAGAAAAGGGGAATGAGCGACGTCGACAAGCTCCATTACCTGAAGGGTGCTCTTCGGGATCAAGCAGCCGATCTCGTCAAGGACCTTCCGACCACGAACGGAAATTACAGAAAGGCGTGGGATATCCTTCTGGAGCATTTCGAAAACAAGCGCATTCTCGTCCGATCCTGCCTTGACAAGTTGGCGGCTCTGCCACGGATGAGAGAAAGCACGGTGCGAGAAATGACCCAGATCCAGAAAGGAGTATCCACCGTCATCAACACCCTGGACGGACTAGGCAGACCTGTGGATCAAACCGCAGATTGGTTCGTTCACTCGATTGTGAATTTGTTCGACCCCACGACCAGAGAAAAATGGGAGGAGAGCGTTACGGTCAGCAGCGAGCCTCCTTCCTGTGCAACCCTGAAGGACTTCATGATAAAGCGACTCCAGATGATGCAGGCATCTCCGAGCTCAGCGTCCTCAGGTTCCAGCCATTCCAGACCGAGCAAATTCCAATCAAGCCAAGGTGTCAGCAAAGCGAAACCAGCAACAAGCATGGCCCGCGTCAACCATGCAAGGAAAGGGCAACAAATTGTATGCGTGATCTGTTCAAAAGATCATTATCTCATGCATTGCTCATCATACAAAGAAAGTTCTGCGGAGGAGCGGAAAGCTACTGTCGAGAAACATCAGCTGTGCAGAAACTGTCTCGGCAAGCACACCACGGAGAGCTGTCCATCGAAGAAAGGTTGCTACACCTGCGGCGAACGTCACCACACGACACTCCATGATGCATGCAAGGGCGTCTCCACTGCCGGAAGGGCTATCCACCATGCGCAGAGCTGCTGCAACAAAGACGGTGAGGTGATGTTAGCAACAGCATTGGTCAATGTTACAGATCGCTTCGGCCGTCGGCAAGTAGCGAGAGCGCTAATCGATTCAGGCTCCGAGATCACAATGATCAACGAAGGGCTAGCACAAAGGCTACAATTACCTCGGGCAGAAGCAAAGGTGGACCTGTACGGAGTTGGAGGGCAGCAGCTTGCAAGGAGCCGGGGCAGAGTCACGCTGAACGTTTCCGCCTGCCAGACAGAGGACACGATCACAGTTTCAGCAGTGATCCTTGCCAAGCTTTCAACGTACTCTCATACCAGGACCACGGCACAACCAGAGTGGGCGCACCTGAGAGGATTGCAGCTTGCCGACCCAGTACCAGGGGGCAGAGCACCCATTGAAGTCCTGCTCGGGGCAGACGTCTACCCTGCAATAATCAGAGAGGGATTGAGAAGAGGAGCTCCGAATCAGCCGGTGGCTCAGCTTACCATGTTCGGATGGATCGTCACCGGGATGACAGGCTCGGCGTCCAGTCCGGTTCAGGCCCAGGTGCATCAGGCAAGCATCGGGGACAGTCTCAGCTCACTCGTGCGGCGGTTTTGGGAACAGGAGGACGTCCAAGACACGGCTTCGACGTGGACAGCTGAGGAAGAAGAGTGCGAGCAGCACTTTAAAACCTCCCACTCACGCACTTCAGAGGGTCGTTATCAGGTGAGACTGCCCTTTAAAACTAACGTAAAAGTCACTTCAGGCTCCCGGACAGCAGCGTGGCACTCACTCAGGAGAATGGAGCTGCAGTTCCGAAAGGACAAAGAGTTCAAGGAGCAATACGACGACTTCCTAAAGCAGTACACCGAGCTTGGTCATATGTCACTGACCGAAGAGACAGGGAGAGGACAACAATGCCACTACCTGCCACACCACGGAGTCTTGAGGCCCAGCAGCTCCACCACGAAGTTGAGAGTCGTCTTCAACGGGTCCTGGTCCGAGCCTTCGCAATGTTCTTTGAACGATGCCCTCCATGCGGGTCCAAATTTGTTGCCACCACTCGCTGATGTCATTCTGAGGTGGCGCAAACACCAGTACGTGGTGACAGCCGACGTCACCAAGATGTACCGGCAGATATTAGTCCATCCAGAGGATCGAGACGTACAACGAATCCTCTGGAGACGGGCGGAGAGCGAAAGGGTTCGTGAATACCGGCTAAACACTGTCACGTATGGTCTTTCATGTGCCCCATATCTAGCTGTGCGAACACTGCGTCAACCTGCTGAGGATGAGGGCTCGCACTACCCCAACGGAGCAATGGCCATAAAGAGGGACACATACGTCGATGACATCCTCACTGGAGCCGACACCGTGGAAGAGCTGAGGGAAACCGCCAATCAACTTCAGCAGCTGTGCATGGCGGGCGGCTTCCCGCTCCAAAAGTGGGCGTCCAACGTGGTCGATTTGCCCCAGGACTCATCACGACGCTTTCAAGTGTTCGCAGGTCACTCCGAGAGCACAACCACTCAGTCCTCGCCGCACCACAACCAACTAGAGGAGCAGAAAACCTGGTCGGACTGCATCCACACTGCGTTAGGTCTTCACTGGTCACCACGAGAGGATAACTTTCGATACTCCCTCGCTGAGGTCACCGCTCAATCGCCAACCAAGCGCAGCATTGTGTCGAAAACCGCGCAGTTGTTCGACCCACTGGGATGGCTAGCACCAGTCATAGTACGGGCGAAAATAGCCATTCAATCTACTTGGCTGCTGGGTCTGGACTGGGACGACCCACTTCCTGCATCCATGGCTGAAGACTGGGCACTTTTCTGCGACGAACTGAAGCTGCTCGAAAGAGTGAGGGTACCTCGGCCCTTGTCTCACTGTCCACATCCCACTCTGAGGGAATTGCATGGCTTCGCAGACGCCTCCGAGCGAGCATACGCAGCAGTCATTTACTTGAGGACGAAGAGGGAGGACGAACACTGGGAAGTCGCACTCGTCACCGCTAAGAGCAAGGTCGCACCTCTAAAGCAG ACTCGACAGTCGCTCTGGGATGGTTACGAGCACATCCAAGCAGGTGGAAAACCTATGTCGCGAACAGAGTGGCAGACATTCAGCGTCGAGTTCCCGAGGCACAATGGCATCATGTAG